A segment of the Lycium ferocissimum isolate CSIRO_LF1 chromosome 10, AGI_CSIRO_Lferr_CH_V1, whole genome shotgun sequence genome:
TGGACGGTCCAGATATAACGGCCGGCGATATGCGGAATCCAAGGCAAGATTTAACCGCCCATTGTTCCCAGTGTAAACCAGTAACAGTGCATTCCCCTTTGAAAGCAGTTACCAAATGCCGCATACGTGGAAAAAagttaaataaagaaaaagaggaaaggtACCTTAATTTAGTCATTTTCTTACtagacaaataaaaagaaaaaagagtccTAAGAAAAGGTAGACGTGTTCACATATAAAATCGTACTCCAGTataattcaacaagaacatccccaaagaaagagagagcaaaAAATGGAGAAGGAAAGAGAGAAACAGGTTTACTTGGCTAGGTTGGCTGAGCAAGCTGAGAGATATGATGGTATTCTTTTTAATTGTACTTGTTTTATTTCTGTCAGTAAATATTTAGTGTTTGTTCTTTTATGTTCAAAggggtgaatttttttttgggttgcaAAATCTTGAAAGAAATAGTGGTTGTTCTTTGGTTTTGTGGctggattttttttgtttttgtttttgagttTGCCTAAAGTTGTGAAATTGTTTGCCCTTGAATTTGTAATGTACAATCAAGTGTTCTTTCTCGTTGATTTCTGTTGTTTTTgttaatttcaaatttttttaaaaaacaaattagaCTGGAAATTGCCTTGTTGAATTCTTGGTGTTGTCTGTTGTAGATGGTTTTAATCCTTCATGAAGACTGAACCGTACCTTGTATATTAATAACCAAAAGGAGAATACATGTGCTCGAGGTATGAAGTGCCTAACCTCATATACAGTTTGTTAAGGCCTAGTGTTGAAAAGTTCACAAAATTAGGACCAAAGGTCACTATACAGAGGATGAGAGTTCATGAAGAAAGAAGCCCTTTCGACCAGAATTATTTTCTCTAAGAGTACTGGTTAATTTTGAGATCAATTGAGAGAGCTTTTACCAAGGTGTATAAACAGGGAAACTATTAGTGAATATTTTGCTATACTTGGTAAATAGAgtaaaatggttttttttttttggttatataGAAGCTTTTGATTTCCTGGACATAAGCAGAAATTCTAGTATAGTAGTGAAGGGGGTTCAAAAGTTGCTTTAGATCACAGGTTCAAATCTCAACTATCACattttagcttcttttttttttgaaatcccCCTGTATAGGTTTCTCGCTCTGTCACTGACCGAAGATGTCAACTGAAATGAACTTGGAGGAAAAACATTTGCCTTTATATTTGTTGTCTAGGTTTATCTATTATATCACATAGCAGGACATGTACTTGTTAGGTAGTATGAGGTACTTGCACTGGAAAATCCTGTGGAAGTTATGTGAATGTATATCTCGACATTTAAGCGGAAATACCCAAGAACTTGGATTATGCTGCTTTGTTTTCCTTGAGAAAGCATTGCGTCCTGGCTCATGATCAAGTTAAGGGCATCCTCCTTATCCAACAAATGATGAAGTTAAGGGGATTCCAAGATTCTAGTGGTTTTGGAGAATGCTGATTGAGGTCCGAGTTACAATGTTAGCGCATCATTTTGCCAAAATGGGgtaatatttcatgatttagaaACACATTTTATGATCGATATTTGGTAATATTAATAGAAAACAAAGTTTTAAGGTACCTGATGTCATGTTGAGAGATGATAGCCTTTCTAATTATTCTCTAGGATGAATATTATAATGTAAAGTCAAGAATGGATGAAGCATCATTTGAGCATAAAGAGGGTAGATTGTCTTGATCGAGTAGGTTTTAGCTTTTCTTATTTAGTCTTTCTTGatcgtggaattagtcgagttGCACGCAAGCTGGCCCAGacacttattaaaaaaaaaaaaaaaaattgtttaatcTTTCTTATAGAGAAGAAAGAGGTCGGGAGAAAGAACTGTTGCACTTAGAGGCAAATAGTGCGAATGAGAGGAGGCTTGAAACTTTCAAATTCTTAATAGAAGTGCTGTTGTGCTTATGGGCAAACAATACAAATGAGAGAAGATTTGAACCTTTCCGATTCGTAATAAGCTTGTGCAATCTTGTGTTTACTGATTCTATTCGGTTTCTTTGAACTTCTGATAAATATGTTGTCTGCTTTTTGCCCCAGAAATGGTTGAAGCAATGAAGGCGATTGCTAAGATGAATGTCGAACTGACTGTTGAGGAGAGGAATTTGGTGTCAGTTGGTTATAAGAATGTAATTGGAGCAAGAAGGGCTTCATGGCGGATATTGTCTTCAATTGAACAAAAGGAGGAGAGTAAGGGTCATGAACAGAATGTTAAGAGAATAAAGACTTACAGAAAGACTGTTGAAGATGAGCTTACAAAAATATGCGGCGACATTTTGTCAGTGATTGATGAGCACCTAGTTCCTTCGTCCACTACTGGAGAATCAACTGTCTTCTACTATAAGATGTGAGTTGCTGATTTATTTGTGATGGAGATGAATACATATTTGTTTTCCACGTGACcacattttaatttatttaagttAGTTgtctttcttccctttttacccCAAAAATTGATTGCTGAACTTACAAGTTTACCCCTCCTTTTACTTCACCTGCAGGAAGGGAGATTACTATCGTTATTTAGCAGAGTTCAAAGCAGGGGATGATCGTAAAGAGGCGGCTGATCAGTCACTTAAAGCTTATGAGGTTTCTTTTTCGTTCCACACTATCAGATTTGGTTTAATCTTCTTCTATGCTTATATAAAAGATCTGCAGCATTTGCTTCCTATATTTGTTGTTTATGATTGCACATTATTTGTATGTTTTATTTGGTTGTATGTCTTATTCTCGATTAAAGCTTATTGCTCTATTTTTGTAGGCTGCTACTGCCACCGCTAGTTCAGATCTTGCTCCTACTCACCCAATCAGACTTGGACTTGCTTTGAACTTCTCAGTCTTCTACTATGAGATTCTGAATTCACCTGAGAGGTTAGAGAACTATCTTATGAACAGAAGTTATAAATGTTATGACTAGACAGAAGCTGTTAAGTTACCCTTGTTTCTTGTTCCTCATATCACAATGAAGCTAGCTTGGAGATAGTAGACAGGAGGcttttgaaaatggtttttcTCATTGAAATTGtgaatgatttgatgatattgaaCTGTTGCCTTTTCAAATAAAAGTATAGATAGAGTTCAAGAGCAATGAGGAGTTAAATCTAGTGTAAAGAGGATCAGTGGATAATTTTGGTTATCTATGAGAGTATTTGACCTTTCTTCTTTATATTTGCACATGTGATCCTGCTTTGGCGACGTAATTTAACTTGTAATCTGCTTTTATTGTGGATACTTCTCGTAACTTATTTCATTTTCCTCTTTCAAACCAGGGCGTGCCATTTGGCCAAGCAAGCTTTTGATGAAGCTATTGCGGAACTCGATAGCCTAAGTGAAGAATCCTACAAGGACAGTACCCTTATCATGCAGCTTCTAAGGGATAATCTCACTTTGTGGACATCTGATCTTGAAGAGGGAGGTATGTCTTATTGGGATTTTTCGAAGTTAATTCCCTTCGTTATGGTTTGCTGTGATTATGATCTAGGTTTATATGCTTGCATTTTGAAAATAGGGGAGAACCTGTTGCTTTTGGCAATTAAAATTCGCATCTCTTATGCTGCTTGGACCCATGAATTAATTTTTAGAATGCTATATATTGATCAGATTTAAAGGGATATATGATGAGGGAGCAAAAACGGGTGTTTCTTTTGAATTCTCATTAGTGAATAGGATTTATTGACTCATCCTTTTGCAGAACAAGTTAAACATATAGATGTAAAAGATTTACCGATTTGAAGAAGTTAACCTGTGATTTTTTTTGACAGGTGAACATTCTAAGGGTGATGAGCGTCAAGGGGAGGTATGATTTCTAACAGTTCATTTAATATCTCTTGTATAACTGGTCTTTGAAGCTTTTCCATGTGGAGGTGTTTACTACTTGTGTACCAACTATTGGGTAATGGGCATAACTCTAAGTAGTAGAATTCTCAGCCAAGTGAGGTTCCGATGTCAAAATGGTGAAGTGTGGCTTCTTACTTGTGCTGTACAATTGTGTATTTTCTGGCTATATTTTTGTATAGGCTTTTAGGCATAAAACATAAGGCAGGACCAACCGACCAATACATTAGTCTGGAAAGGAGTAGATTCTTTACAATGTGATCTTCATGAaagaattttaccttttttttagCTCTCGTCTACATGCTCCATATATCGCTAGGTAGCTTGGACAATTGACGTCTGTCATGTCACATTagtcacttcttttttttttttttttgtgcgcgTCTTTGCAGAATTCGGTGAAGCTTTAGAGGAGACGAATCATCGTGATGGTGGCTTCTCGGAGATGTTAGCTTGTGGAAAGTCTCTGTTTTTCATATAATGTTCAGGGATTCATGCCTATTGGCTTGTATTTTCATCCTCCATACATAAACATTCCCAGAGTACTTGTCGTTTTCAGTTGAAAAATTGCTGccttttttgttcttcatgatTTGCATGTACTGGCCTACATTTAGATGCCGCAAATGGGAAAGTTGGGTCAAATCAACAAATGTATTATGACCTAACCCATCTAGCACTGTCTCTAGTGAATATAAGTTGTGTCAAGATGGGTCAATAACTCGGTTATGACTCCACACGCCTAACATGAATTGATTTCTTCTCTTATTCTGCTTCtctctgaaaaaaaaaaaaaaaaaagagtgcgcgctaatatttttttcttaaattgctAGCTTTAGTTCTTTCAAATTTAGGGTTCACTCCGTTGGGTCTAGTCGACACATGGTTCATAATTTAACCAGTTTAAACTTGTAAGGTTTACtaaaatgggttgattttgtCTTTTCTAGCTACATCTCTGTGCTTAAAGCAGGATAGTATTTAGTACATGATCATTAGATTTGTGATTTTAACATATatttgtgttgcatggaaacaACCATGCAACATACTACGGTGCTTCTTCGAGATCACAAAAGTAAAAATCATAGCTGGGACAAAAGCCGTGTGCTTGAGAACCGTTGGACTGAATATATAGAAGTTAAAATCTTCATAGGGTGGTGTCTCAATGAAAGCTACAAGAATTGCAAAATTTGAGATCATACATTATGGTTTTCACCACTAATAGATAATTTTCCCAAGTTACATAATTAAGATGGCTAGTTAATCATGTTTGGTTCTGAGCATTCTTAGGAGGAGGAGATTTTGTGGAACCCAAGAGAAAGGATTTCAAAGGCTTATGGAAGTCTCTGGGTTTCTCATAAAGAAAAGCATGGCCTGCATTCTTGATTACTACCATCTCAGCATTCTCCCCTAAATGCCTGTCCAAAATATTCACATGTCAGTCACCAATCCAACAAAGCATATAAATATAAGTGAAGAGAAGTACAAATAGATATCAACTAACCCAGTTGGGGTAATGAACCTTTTCAATCTGTGACCTAATTCTAAAGGAAATATCTTGTCTTGATCTCCCCACACTATTAACGTTGGCTGCAAATTCAGGAACAATATTAGGAAAAATTCATGATCAATGTTGTTATTAATGTAGTAGGGGGTGTGTAGACACCATTATTAAAGACaaggaaaagggaaaagaacCTGAGTGATCTTAGGTAGATCAGATAGCTTCCTGTTTTTGGCAATTGCAAGAagcaattctttcttctcctctaCATATTGTGTGAACATTTCCTGCTCATATATAACACTAAAATACTCATTTGCTATTTCATTATAATATTAGGTTGAAGAAGACATGAACGGGTAAATTCTTATTAAAAATGGGCATGTAGGTTACATTTGGTTATCTTCTTCATCTAAATTTTGCTTCGGTAAAAATCTTAAAAGACGGATAACATAGATTGAAGACCGCATTTCCCATCCTTCATCTGTGAATTGTTAGAATTACTTACTAGCATAAGTTAATTTCATTTTCGAGGTTATAGAGGttcgttttctttttattttttatagtggATGACAAAGTGTTTGACCTCATTTGGTTTCCCTGTTCAATAAAATTAGACCTTCCTTCTCCTTGTGATAAAGAAGAATGAAGATCATGgccatttaatttatttttaataaatggATTCCAAAAATGATCTAACAGAAATTGGTTTAGGTAAgcaatataaaaaggaaaatatatttttaaaataaaaataatttaaaagtaaaaataataaaaaatgtagaaaataaattaaaattaaaaattaaaaaagaaaaaaaaactaacaagTGACCATGTAATTATAAGTGGGGATGTCATTACAAGTGGTTGATTCAATTCTCAATCCTTTTGGTAAATGCgagaagaaactatttttttttcctatgtcTGCCGAGTTCAATCCAAAAAGTGAAAATCCTATGCTTTTATTTAAGGAAAACAAGCTAATTGAACTCACAATCTTCGATTTAGAGGTGTgtgttattattttaaaattttaatttcttttattttaatagGTCAAAAACTGATTGAAACATTAAATTGGTAGATCTATTTCCTCAACAGTCCGTGAGGAGGCATTCAATGTCTTTGCTTCTCAACAACATATAGTTCaatttaagaagaagaaaacattaCTCCTCTATTTCATCTGATTATGTGACATAAGTTGGAATACTAGAAACCAAATTACGTGAATTCGAGCATaaaactttctaatttttttaaaaattaaatttacatattttaaaattatataaaaatattataattcaGAAACTCGTTACTAGGTGGAGTGATACTGATCAATTCAGACAGCATTTGTGAAAACCGCAAGATAgattagaaaataatatttaaaaggaaaaCTTCTTGTAAGCTacaaaataaaatgagagattATATATTACCGAATATACATCCATTTCGGCTAAAATTCCTGGATTAATTGGCACTAGATCATTTTGTAGTGGaattaacttatatacacagtccataaatatttatattttcaatataattTAACACTAATCAGTTTTATTTTACGGAATTcctgtaattattttttaactgATATACTAatagatattttattttctcattcaatACTCCTATTACACCTTTTGTCTGAAAATTAAGGTGCCTCGTCAGGACAGGGCAGCAGAAAAATATGGTAATTATGTAAGGGGCAGACAAAGatgtaagaaaaaataaaataattgaaagaTGAGACTTACATCAATGAAGTCAGTAAGCAAGCAAGAGGGCAAAACTTTGGCCGGAGCTTTAACAAAAGTGTAACCCATCAGCTCTCTCATTTGGTCCGCCGTCTGCGGCAGCAGAATATTGGCCGCATCCTCCACGCTGCTCACCGCAAACAATCCTTCTTTCAAATCCTTCTCCTCCAAACAAACTCCCGCGCAGCATATCACCACTTTCTCCACACAATCCCTAATTATTCAAAAacataatttaaagttgtagGAAATCAAATTAGCtagaatttgatattttaatttatgtatttatagtCAGAATTATATAGAAATAGAGATTCCAGTTTTTAATCAAAGTATATTTCATGCTATTATAAATAGAGATTTTGCTAGTTGTTTTATACTCTCTCCctcaatttttacttgttttgtATGGACTTGACATaccatttaaaaaaatcataaataaaataataattttactatattacTCCTAATAATTACTAAGTCATTCAATGATTGAAATCAAAccaaacatattttaaaagttgtgtCCTAATAATTACTAAGTCATTCAATGATTGAAATCAAAccaaacatattttaaaagttgtgcCGTCATTTACAATTCATTGATTCATTGAAGTTCTCAACCCAATAATTAATAGCAAAGGTAAAATAGGTATACAAGAACATACACAGTATAATAGCACAAGCAAGGTCTGGTAGGATAGAGTGTATGCATATTTTACCCTTATCTGGGTAGAGAGTTGATAAATaatctcttgattttttaaaCTTGACAAGTTAAAATTGACATgtaggacaagtaaaaatggacggagggagtattgtaAAGAATTTTCAGATATTTTTAGTAGATATTTCCTTCACCTAAACTGCGCCGCCATATGATACGCCACGAACCCACCATAGCTCAACCCAACAACGCTCATCTTGGTCACCGAGTTGGCCTCCATAACTCGCTTCACACACTGAGCCTGAAATGACTCGGTCCGTTCAGACCGAGTCGTGTACGAGTCACCAAAGAATACTAAGTCCGGGACGTACACGTTGAAGTGCTTCGAGAGGATTCGGACAGTTTCGCTCCATTGCCACATGGAATTAGCTCCGAACCCGTGGATCAACACCACGTCGGGTCGGGtcggttttcttgatttgggtACCCAACAATGCATTATGGTTCCATCTTTAAGGTCAGTGAAAGTAGATCGGAGACCTCGACTGGTGAAACTTGATTTGAGGCAACTGTTCTTTGTTGCGGTAAAGCTAAAACACTTTGGCATCACTGAAAAATGGATTTTTACAACATGCAAATTAATTTAAcacagtgtgtgtgtgttttgtgAGTTTGAGAAGAAAATCTAAGGTTGTGGGGAATTGTAgtgaagaaagagagaaagggcAGGAAgaattttctatatttatgaattATATTTGCAAAGGTCAAAATGAATGGTCAAAAGACATAGATGAGTgtgtgttttttgtttttaagtaTTTGAATAAGGAAATGTTTCAATGCTGTTGGCTCCACTTCATGTCTTAGGtatgaatattttgggaaaacaattaaaagaagaaaaagaagaagtagaagCATAAATGcataatttataaattatacacgtatatttccttttttacaaaaattaaatatttttgtttttaaatttctttttattgtgAGCCTATTTGGAAAAGCTGTAGAAAcgtctattttgaaaaatacttcTTATCAATAGTGATTTTTGAAACAAAAGTGTTTTCAAATAGTTGTTTTGGTCAATTATTTGTGAtctatatatttaaaaaaaaaaaaatgaagtgccactttacaaaaaaagaaatgaaattacTACTAAAATTTATTTGATACACATAAACTTTATATGCTTAActttgtccaaaaaaaaatcaattttttttttttaggaggaATTAGTTTTTTTCAGTTTCTACTTAAAACTACTGCAATTAAAAAACAACTTGACCAAACCCTTACATTCTCTAAAATAAGTGTTTATTTTGATAAATGAGTGTATTTTAGCCTTTTAAAAGTTTGACCAAATAAATTATATTACGCTGTGCGAATTCGGATAATCGGATTATAACGTGGATATCAAATACCggatggagaaaaagaaaaaaagaaaaaaaagagaagcaagCATATCATGATAGAAAAATGAATCCACACTTATTGTGTAATAATTCACCCTTAATTTCAGTTCTAGATTCTTGTGGCTAAACCCCACGCTAGAAAATAGGTTTGAGTTGTAATTTTTTCCAGTTAGATCACCTGTTTTTTCTCTTTGGTAAAAGCGTAGAGTCTGGAGTTTAGACGGCTTTTAGGAAACGTTTCTATATAAGTGCTCTAGAAACTTCTATGACAAATACTTTGGTACCTTATCACCAAAAAGAAAtgtaacaataataataattgatACCTAGTTATCATCGTAAGAaatttggcttttttttttttagtattgcTTTTAAAATCtagtaatttaaataaaaaagatatcATCTCATACTTAAACTCTTAAAGAAGAAGGAATCTAGATCCTTTAAAACCATTAATCATTTGATAATCAATATCCTCAGAAAAAAAATAGGATGAGCCTTTCAAAAATACGCgtgacactttttttttctttaatgatctattttctctaaatttattattatcatttaaTCAGAATTTGCATGGTTAATTTACGCGTGACACTTATTTAATTTGATCCAAACAATGTGCGAAGAGAAACAGATGAGAATTTTCAAGCATTAAAGCCTCGGCAGTCACGAGATTTTATCTTATATTTGATACTTAATTGATTATTTAGAAAATGGATTACCACCTTGGACAGCTGTGCCAAGTTggaataaaaaataatgaattacTGTCATCATTTCAACATAATTATTCTCAGaaaattttcaatattttaatacaagGAAAacgaaagaaacaaaaagaaaaggatatggTTGAGTAAGTGGTTGTCGTTCAAGGAGAAGAAGGGGTTGTTAAACAAAACTAGATCTACATTATTTTTTCTAGAACATTTTTATGACTTTTCAGttttcacttatttttttaaaaattaaagaagcaTGGTTAATGTGAATCGTGACATCCTCAAGCTCCATGCTTTCTCGTTTTGAAAACTTTATGAGTACTAAGTAATTATGTGATTCATTGAAGTCATCTTTCACGAGCTACTTCGACACTAGTCAAAACTCTTTACCAGAATACTCAATTTGTGTACGCATTAATTAAAGGTGCCATAATAGATTGTCACTTGTCAACAACGTGGCATATGGATTTTGGACTGATCCTTTTAGGGATCACTCTCGAAATTCTGTCGAAGTTAATTCAATTGGCTAAATTTTCCTAAGAAAATGTCACCCAGCGAAATTTAGTCCGTCAAATTAACTGGGAACAAAATTTAAAGCGGGCTTCAAAAGGCCATATGGTGAAAATAATTTGTTAACAACCGCTCCTACTCATTAGGCCTGAGCACGAATCAGTTCGGTTTGATTTCGGCCATCATCGAATTGAAATTTCGAATTTCGACTTTCAAAAATTCTCAAACAAACTCGATCCGTTCCAAGTTCAATTCGACTCGTGTTTTATTATTTCGGATCGATTACACAAATCAGTTTGCTCGAAATTTAAACAAGCAACTATTTGATTTCAATTTTAGAGTAAACATAACCAAAAGTAATGAGATTGAGGAATGAACACATAGTGGCCGCTTGAGCGTTGAGATTGAGGAGGGAAGACGGTGTATTAGGATTTAGGGTTAGTGAGAGAGTGAGTTTGAGAAGAGAAAACCGGTATATTTCTGTATTAGAGAAATTAGGCCTAGGAAATATTGGGATTTGGGCCTGTTGTAGAAAATCTGAAATATTAAGTGTGTTAGACTATTAGTCATTAGTGATAGGTAAACAATTAGGTTTGTCGGTCGGTTCTGTTTATAAATATACCCAACTGTATCCGAATCAGAAGCCACAATAATTGACAATTGAATTCATAAATCGAAATCGAATTGTATTGTCCAAATTGCTTCAAATCGGTTCGAAAATTTGGGTTGAACCGATTTGTGCACAGGCCTACTACTCACCCTATAAttaatatatgaaaatgggtCACATATACCCATGTACTATTGAATATAGTTTAAATATACCTCTCGTTATCCTTTCGGTCCTAATATATACCACTATTGCTATACTTCAGTCCAAATATACTGCTTCCCATTATACTTTGGTGCTGATTTGACCTTAATTTTGACGGAAGGACACATGTCAAGCTTAGAATCAAATGACTCACACTGAATTTTAGTAGgtatttggccatgaaaaataaaaaattattcactttatttgaaattttgaagttggagttgaagatgtaGTTGTcgttggttatagtttttgcaaagataTTTGGTTGCTTGAATGTAATGAAAGTGAAAATAAGGTTTatggtatttttcaaattccaaatacaacttcagttgtatttgaaattttcatggtcaaatactgattttcaaataaagtggaaaaaaaattcggaagaaagtgaaaatttgcTCATGGTCAAACTGGCCCTTAAGtactcaaatttttaaaaatccacACGTTtcccattttcttttcttttcatctttttgttcttcttttgaCGCACTATTTTTCATGCATTATTCTATTCTTTTCTTTCCCCATTTAGCTGGTGTTTCAACTTTAACTTTTCTATCTGGGATTGTATTCTCTGCttgttttctccaatttttcttcaaagtaTACTATTGCTGAAATTAAATTTACAAACAATAATTGTTGGGTATTTTCATATTTcagcttattttcttttgtttcgaTTTTCTGGGATTCAAAACTACTAAATATTGCCAAACTAATAGCTTTCTTTCTAGCTCCTACAACTAATGCACAAATCCACTAAATGACTTTTAATCATCAAATTGGCTTGACGCTAGGTATAATTTTTGTTTAACGATCAATTTTTCTGCTAAATGCTATCGCAACTTTATAAacgtaattttctttttcataatgTTTGTAAAAGCAAATGCGTGTTGTTAACTCCAATCAACTACttctccctccgtcccaatctatatataatataaaagttTAGCGTAAACAATTGATGTGTGCTCTCTCTACGATGGCCATCATTtctattatctttttttttctcctttttttgccATTTTATTCTTTAACTTCTTACCAAAATCTACTTATTATTAATTGGATAATCATAAAGCTCAATTAATTCTCTCAGTCAACCCAAATTAATGAAAGGAATACAGGTATTGTTTTTGAACCTTTCAAATTCCTTAGAATAGAATCCGAATAGGTATCAGTACTCACTACACTTATAAATATGCAACCGTGCAAAAGGTGAATCAAATTTCCTCAAGTAGCTGAATATTTCAGAAATCTATCCTTAACAATGCTCCTTCTTGTGGTTATTATTctgaatttcattttttattttttttgcgtCATATCGCCAAAGCTTATTATTTAACATTCACTAATTAAAGCTTTGATCTTCTGTTTTGCGGGCAGTGGCTAAAAAATAACTTCAACGGATTTCTGCGGACAAGTTTCCGGAATTCGTTAAACATATGCTTGAAATTCACAGAATTTATATTTGGAATATGTTTATCAAGAATTTCGATTTTTGGGAAGTATCATGATCGTCTTTCTTAATATCTGTTCTTTTCCTAATTGTAAGTCAATATTTTATGTATCTGTTAGAATTTTGTCAAGCTTTTCGCttatcaaaagaaagaaaaaatgctCAGCTTTTCAATTATTAAAGTAGAGTTGTAGCCTTGTCGTAATTGGTAAAGTTACTGTCATGTGACAACAGGTCAATGGTTGAGCCGTGGAAATAACCTCTTGCAGATACAGGAAAATGCTGCGTACAATAAACCTTTGTGGTCCGACACTACCGCGGGCCCCGCACATAGCGGGAGCTTATTTGTAGAATTTTAATACTCCTtgatcatcttgcttatatGTTGCTTATAAGTATTTCCTTATCATATAAAATCTGAATTCATAATTGGCCTATTGATCATTTCAATAGTGTTTTTTTCGACTGAACGAAGCGCGTttgaacttttaaaacttgttggACAAGCCATAGATATATGTGTGATTATAAATtaagttatttctaaatataaaaatatatcattctttttatttttgcaatAGACTAAAATAAAATGTACTACacaaattgggacaaagggagtacaTAATTATCAAATCAATGCTTGTATAATAAATGGAAAAACGTGACCTACACATAGTATTCTATCCgccccaaaataagtgtcatcttagaaAAAATTACgctcattaagaaaataataaatacaatgTGGAGTTTACTAATCAATTTTCGTCTTTTAATACTACGGGCATAATTAGAAACACATGCCAATATTTGTCTTGAATTCTCaaatgacacttattttggaacaaat
Coding sequences within it:
- the LOC132033724 gene encoding 14-3-3 protein 7, yielding MEKEREKQVYLARLAEQAERYDEMVEAMKAIAKMNVELTVEERNLVSVGYKNVIGARRASWRILSSIEQKEESKGHEQNVKRIKTYRKTVEDELTKICGDILSVIDEHLVPSSTTGESTVFYYKMKGDYYRYLAEFKAGDDRKEAADQSLKAYEAATATASSDLAPTHPIRLGLALNFSVFYYEILNSPERACHLAKQAFDEAIAELDSLSEESYKDSTLIMQLLRDNLTLWTSDLEEGGEHSKGDERQGENSVKL
- the LOC132033725 gene encoding uncharacterized protein LOC132033725 isoform X2, translated to MPKCFSFTATKNSCLKSSFTSRGLRSTFTDLKDGTIMHCWVPKSRKPTRPDVVLIHGFGANSMWQWSETVRILSKHFNVYVPDLVFFGDSYTTRSERTESFQAQCVKRVMEANSVTKMSVVGLSYGGFVAYHMAAQFRDCVEKVVICCAGVCLEEKDLKEGLFAVSSVEDAANILLPQTADQMRELMGYTFVKAPAKVLPSCLLTDFIDEMFTQYVEEKKELLLAIAKNRKLSDLPKITQPTLIVWGDQDKIFPLELGHRLKRHLGENAEMVVIKNAGHAFLYEKPRDFHKPLKSFLLGSTKSPPPKNAQNQT
- the LOC132033725 gene encoding uncharacterized protein LOC132033725 isoform X1 is translated as MPKCFSFTATKNSCLKSSFTSRGLRSTFTDLKDGTIMHCWVPKSRKPTRPDVVLIHGFGANSMWQWSETVRILSKHFNVYVPDLVFFGDSYTTRSERTESFQAQCVKRVMEANSVTKMSVVGLSYGGFVAYHMAAQFRDCVEKVVICCAGVCLEEKDLKEGLFAVSSVEDAANILLPQTADQMRELMGYTFVKAPAKVLPSCLLTDFIDEMFTQYVEEKKELLLAIAKNRKLSDLPKITQPTLIVWGDQDKIFPLELGHRLKRFITPTGHLGENAEMVVIKNAGHAFLYEKPRDFHKPLKSFLLGSTKSPPPKNAQNQT